A segment of the uncultured Desulfobulbus sp. genome:
ACAGATAGACAGAGCTCCGGTGGGGCAAACAGCCAAGCAATGCTGACACTGAATACAGTGATGTTCCCGCTTGGGAATGGCCACCGGAAGGCCATCTTCCATCTCCAGAATATGAAAAGGACAGTCCTCCACGCAGGCACCGCACTGCACGCAAAGCTCCTGATCAATGGTGAGTTGTAAATCCATAGTATTCTCCTTCTTCAAGCAGACGATACCACTCAAAATTGTCGATCCCGTAAAAAGCCACGTGAACGACGTTTCGAGCTTCGTAACCCGCTGATTTCATCATGCCTAACTGGTAGTTTTTGACTTTTTACGATGCCATCAAAATGGGGTAGCGTTGATGTATTGTATGCAAATATTTCTCGCTGTACATGCGAGTTTTTTTTGACATGATCAGCTTCCCCGACAGTTAATATCCGGCGCCCTGATCGCTGAAAGTAATGATTGCCTGTTGAAAGCCTAGAATAAGGCTGTTAGACAATACTAAAAGAAATGGCTGCATCTTCATGCAGCTTTATAGCAAAAGATGCTCAACAGCTGTGTGCCCGACACGGTGCTGATGCAAGAGAGTACCCTTTCCGTGAAACCAACTCCTGGCCTCAACAAATCCCCCCAGCTGGTGTATGCAGATCTCCTCCAGCTTCGTGTCGGGATTGTTGACACCTCAACCCTCATCTATCTGGAGCGGTTAAAGCTCCTCTCGCTGATCAGCAAACATCTACAGCTTTATCTTATCCCTGCGGTGGTCGCTGAATTTGGTCAACGTCCCAAAGGCATGCCTCTTATTGCAGCAAGGCACGGATCAACGACTGACTCCATACTCTTAGAAACAGCTATCGAGCTGGCACTGCCTCTCCTTTCAGAAGATGGTGGCCTTTTGCGCAAGGCAAGGAAAAGGGAGCATCCGCACTATAATACGCTGATGCTACTCCTCACCTTACGCGCCCAAAATGTACTCAGCGCTCAGCGCTGCGCAGCTCTCCAAACCCGGCTTTTGACGTTTGCTCGCTACAGCGAAGACGTCTGTAACTATGCCACAGGTTTACTCACCTTTATTGAAGAACAGCAGCGCTGAGTGTATTACCTGAATAAAAGATGGGTTATTCAACGCCCACCAGCCGTCACGAATTCAGGCATTACTCTGCTCGAATCAATTCACGGGCCAGCTTACTTGCCGCTTCAAGATGCTCATCAATATCGGAATTGGATGGTAAAGGTAGGCCACCGGCGATAATGGAGTGTACTTCAAAGCCATAAATCTCCAGATAATCAGTATAACGCTCCTGCACATCGTTATAGACGCCCGCTCGTTCCACATGAGCAAGAATAAGCACCGCAACCTTTCCAGGAGGTAAACGGCTACTGTTGTCTGCATCATTGGCCTGGTCGGTATTGATCAGTGAATACATGCGATCATAAAACAGCTTGAATTGACCACAGGTATCGCCAAAATAAATGGGTGAGGAAAAAACAACCACGTCCGCACTGTACATCTCTTCCAAGAGATGGGTCACATCATCGAGAAGCACACAGCGTTCAGCACGGGTATGACACCCTTCACACCCCTGACAACCACGGTAATGCATGGTATTGAGGGGGTAATCAATGACGCTGGCCCCGTAGGCCGCTGCTGTTTCCGTAAAGGCATGAGCAATGCGGCTGCTGGTTCCATTTTTTCTGGGACTACCGATAATATTTAATATTTTCAAAGAGTTCTCCTTTTTAATGGAGCCTGTTCACCTGCCCCAATACGGTAAAGGCAACACCTGCTGTTCACTCTCTTCCTCTTTATTCTGCAGTGCAAAAATCCCAAAGCCCCTAGCAAAGCAAGACTCCCTGCCGTAGACAATTTTGCCTCCTCTGATCAGCGAGCCAAGAAAGATCTGGCGAGAGAACCTCAAAAAAGAAGGGTAACTGGGTGGAAATAAATGCTTCTTTCCACGCCTTCAGCCTAGCCCTAAGCTAGGGCGGCATTGTACGAACAAGGGGAATTATTTTCCAGAGAATAATAACCAGCGCCCGAACACAACACCATTAAACGCCTGTTCCTTGGCAAAAAAGAAGCACTTGCCCATTTCCTGACTTCCCCCTTGGGCCTTTAAGTACAATCCGCCCTTTTTGCACACCTCCCCTGACTTTGCTTGCCCCGCAAGGGATCTCGCAGATATATCTTGAGGCAGCCATGCATCGAGAGGCGCACCAAGAGTCGCGATCTTGCACCACAAACGCTTTTCAAGGAGTAGCATAAGCGCTACCCAAGAATTGGCTCCACCGTAGACCAGAAGAAAAAAACACATAAAATCAGCAGATTTTAGCCTTCGACACTTCGCAGCATTGCTGGTACTGTCTTTGCTTCTCTACTGCCAGATACAGCGCAAATTTTTGATAATAGTGGCAACTCTGCCGCCCAAAGGTACCTACATGACCCAATCCACGATTACATTTTCTCCCATTGGCATCATTCACAGCGAACATACCGTTGCCAAAGAAACCCCAATCCAACCCACCTACGCCAAAGGCTGTCGAGGGACAGTAGAAATATTCCCTGAGTTCAGCCAAGGTCTTCAAGATCTGGCCGGCTTTTCTCATCTCTACCTGGTGACTCATCTCCATCAGGCACCAGAACCACAACTCATTGTAAAGCCTTTTCTTCAGGATGTCCCTCGTGGGGTTTTTTCTACTCGGGCCCCTTGTCGTCCCAACGCTATCGGCCTGAGCATCGTCGAACTGGTTGGGATTGAGGGATCCACCCTGCTGCTTGACAGCGTCGACATTCTCGACGGGACGCCACTCTTGGACCTTAAGCCGTATTGCGCCAAATTTGATCTCATCATGAACACCCGCAATGGCTGGCAGGACGAGGTCGATGAGGCAACTGCCCAGAAACGAGGCCTGCGTGAATACGGCGCAAACAAATAAAAGTACTGTGGACGAATCAAACAGTCACGACCATTGCCTGCTCTGTGGCGCCTACCATCCTCACTCGTGGAACCTGCGCTTCACTCCCGTGGATGGAGGTGAAGTTGTCTCCACCTTTATCGCAGGCAAAGACCTGCAGGGCTACGATGATCTTGTTCATGGGGGTGTCATCTGTTCGCTTTTAGACGCTGCCATGACCCACTGCTTGTTTCACCAATCTATTCAGGCCGTCACGGGAGATTTACGGGTTCGCTTTCTCCAACCTGTTTCCTGTGAGGTACCATTGGAACTTCGGGCCAGGCTGCTCTTCACCTGCCCGCCGCTTTACCAATTGCGGGCAGAACTGCGATGCGACGGACAACTGATGGCCAAAGCCGAGGGAAAATTTATGCGACGAGGTTGCCATGACAACATCGACAAGATCCCGGCAAATCAGAATAACCATTCTTGTAAATAACCTGGCTGGGGAAGGGCTGAAAACCGAGCATGGCTTTGCTCTCTGGATCGACACCGGAGCGCATCACATACTCTTTGATACCGGCGCCAGTGGGGTATTGCTGGAGAATGCGGCCGCTTTGCAGGTTGATCTTTGTACGGCGGATACCGTTGTCCTCAGCCACGGACATTACGACCACACCGGCGGGCTTGCCCCTTTACTGAGCCTGACCC
Coding sequences within it:
- the tsaA gene encoding tRNA (N6-threonylcarbamoyladenosine(37)-N6)-methyltransferase TrmO, encoding MATLPPKGTYMTQSTITFSPIGIIHSEHTVAKETPIQPTYAKGCRGTVEIFPEFSQGLQDLAGFSHLYLVTHLHQAPEPQLIVKPFLQDVPRGVFSTRAPCRPNAIGLSIVELVGIEGSTLLLDSVDILDGTPLLDLKPYCAKFDLIMNTRNGWQDEVDEATAQKRGLREYGANK
- a CDS encoding PaaI family thioesterase; amino-acid sequence: MDESNSHDHCLLCGAYHPHSWNLRFTPVDGGEVVSTFIAGKDLQGYDDLVHGGVICSLLDAAMTHCLFHQSIQAVTGDLRVRFLQPVSCEVPLELRARLLFTCPPLYQLRAELRCDGQLMAKAEGKFMRRGCHDNIDKIPANQNNHSCK
- a CDS encoding flavodoxin family protein, giving the protein MKILNIIGSPRKNGTSSRIAHAFTETAAAYGASVIDYPLNTMHYRGCQGCEGCHTRAERCVLLDDVTHLLEEMYSADVVVFSSPIYFGDTCGQFKLFYDRMYSLINTDQANDADNSSRLPPGKVAVLILAHVERAGVYNDVQERYTDYLEIYGFEVHSIIAGGLPLPSNSDIDEHLEAASKLARELIRAE